The genome window GGAACGGTAAAGGCAACCACAAAGGCATCCATAACCAGAGACGTGCCAAAAAATCCGGCCATGAGCACATCGCGGGCGAGGCCCAGAAAGCGACTCAAAGCAGTGAAAGAACCGACGGTTCCCACCGATTTTAGAATACGCCCCTTATCCATTTAGTCCTCTGCGCCCAGAGTCATCCATGTTTTGCGGGTTGCAAAGACCACCGCCCAGATAATCAGCGCCGTAATCGGTCCGATCCATCCTTTGGAGATCCATTCGCCCGGGCCGTAGAGCCAGATGAGACGGCCCTGATTTTCGGTAAAAAGACGAAAAAGCATCATAACCCAGACCCAGCCGGCGTGCAGGCCGATACAAATGTAGACCGATCGGGTCCACGTGCTCAGCGTCGCCAGTACGGTGCCCATACAGAACAGTGTACAGACTTCCGGCCAGAATGTACTGCCCGCACCGCTAAAGGGGTGGGAGAAAAGCAGGAAGCCGGAAAACCAGCGATTCGTAATTTCCGGCTCTGCGGGTTTGATGAAGTGTACGGCGGCAAACAGCGCGCTGCTCAGCAGAACAGCGGCCACCGGCCCAAAGCTTTTGCGAAATGCCGTCAGAATGAATCCTCGGAACAGAATTTCTTCGATCACACCGATCAGCAGCATCCCGATGATGATCTTCAGCAGTTCCGAAACAACATCACCGTCCACGTTCACCGGGCCATACACGCCGGCAAAAAGGCCAATGGCATAGACAATCAGCATACTGGCCGCGGCCACGATTAATCCGATTCCAAACAGGCGCAGCCAGTCTCTGCGTTTCGGAATTCCGAAATCGGCCCGGCCGCCCATGCCGCTCAGACGATAGGCCGGAGCCAGAAGACCGAGCACCAGAATCAGCACGATGCGATCATTGACACGTCGAAACGGCGAGGTGAAAACGGAATCGGCGATATCCGCCCAAAACAGGTTGGTTCCGGCAGCTTCTGACTGATGAACCCACTGCATAACCTCTGCCGCACGGGACTGAACCGCCATGTAGATCCATGGAGAAACCAGTGCAGCGAGCAGTGGTGCAGCACAAAAAATGAGCAATAATGCGAACAGCGGCTTAAAACGATCTCTATTCATGATACATTTTCCAAGGTTTGGAACTCGTCACAATATAGCGGCTTTCGTATTTTAGGCGACAGAATTTAGAGATTTAACCCCGACGGATCTGATTCTTATGGAAAATAAAAAAACTCCGGGCCGCCTGCTGGCAGGCGATCCTCACATCGTGGCAGCCTCATATGAGGAATTCAACAGCATCCCGGTCAATCTGGATCTGACCGACCGGCCCGGTCTCCCGCCCCGCACAAACCTGCAAACCATCGACAAAGCCGTCCGCGTGTCCGGCCCGGGAACATTTGCCGGGAAATCGACCACAACGATTACCTTCGAGCCAACCGAGCGCGAAGGCTGGTGGCTCGACCGCACCGACCAGCCGGATTCACTCCCGATCCGCATAGCCGTTGACAACGTCTGGACGACCGGATCGATCGTCAGCAACATCGTGCTGCGCGCCGGAAATCCGCACAATTATGTGCGTATGGTTGAGCATGTCATTGCGCTCCGCATGGGACTCGACATCGACAACCTGATGATCAAAATCGATTCCGGAGATCCGCCGCTGTTTGAGCGCGGCAGCCTCGACCTGCTTGAAGCGCTCGACAGCGCCGGCCGGCGCACTCTTCCCGGCACGGTAAAATACGTCACGGTCAAAGAGCCGGTTACGCTGGGGTGGGATCGCGGACAATTCCTGACTCTCTCACCGCTCAGCGGCACAGAGCCGAAACTGACGGTTGATGCCGCGGTCAACTTCCCAAACGCCATTGGGCAGCAGCGCATTGTGTTCCCGGTAAATCACGAAACTCTTCAGAGCGGCGCAGAGGCGCGCACCAATACGCCATATGGAAAAATGCTCTACTGCAAAACCATCGGGAAAATCTTCGCCGATATCCGGAACCTGGGCTATACCGACAAAAATATTCTGATCGCCAAAAAAGGCCGGTACCACAACGAACCGCGCCTGGTTCATGAAGGGAAATCACTGGAAGCGGTTTGGCACCGCGGAGTGCTCGATCTGCTGGCGGCAATCGCGCTGGTTCCAGACGCACGTTTTGTTGGAGAAATCACTTCCTACAAAGCCGGACACCGCCTCGACTGCGACCTCGTCACGCAGCTCTATCTGAACGATCTTCTCACGCCGGTCGGAAACGAATGAATCCATTCCGCGAGAAAACTGAATACCGCCTGACAAAAGGCTTCTTCCTGATTCTGCGCCTCTGTCCCGAGCCGGTGATTTACGGTGCGTGCCATATGGTTGCCTCTCTGACCTACCGGCTCGGCACCCAGCGCCGGAACCTGACCCTCAGGAATCTGGAGCTGGCCTTCCCGGAGAAAACCGAAAAGGAACGGCTCCGGATCGCCCGGGCGGCATATAAACATTTTGGACGACTGATTGCAGAATCCGCGATGATTCTGGCAGAAAAGATCCATCGCGAAAAACTGCTGGAAATGGTCGACGGAGAACAGATGCAGAAACTGCTCGACCTGGAAGCCGGAACCG of Tichowtungia aerotolerans contains these proteins:
- a CDS encoding CPBP family intramembrane glutamic endopeptidase, which encodes MNRDRFKPLFALLLIFCAAPLLAALVSPWIYMAVQSRAAEVMQWVHQSEAAGTNLFWADIADSVFTSPFRRVNDRIVLILVLGLLAPAYRLSGMGGRADFGIPKRRDWLRLFGIGLIVAAASMLIVYAIGLFAGVYGPVNVDGDVVSELLKIIIGMLLIGVIEEILFRGFILTAFRKSFGPVAAVLLSSALFAAVHFIKPAEPEITNRWFSGFLLFSHPFSGAGSTFWPEVCTLFCMGTVLATLSTWTRSVYICIGLHAGWVWVMMLFRLFTENQGRLIWLYGPGEWISKGWIGPITALIIWAVVFATRKTWMTLGAED
- a CDS encoding UDP-3-O-acyl-N-acetylglucosamine deacetylase; the encoded protein is MENKKTPGRLLAGDPHIVAASYEEFNSIPVNLDLTDRPGLPPRTNLQTIDKAVRVSGPGTFAGKSTTTITFEPTEREGWWLDRTDQPDSLPIRIAVDNVWTTGSIVSNIVLRAGNPHNYVRMVEHVIALRMGLDIDNLMIKIDSGDPPLFERGSLDLLEALDSAGRRTLPGTVKYVTVKEPVTLGWDRGQFLTLSPLSGTEPKLTVDAAVNFPNAIGQQRIVFPVNHETLQSGAEARTNTPYGKMLYCKTIGKIFADIRNLGYTDKNILIAKKGRYHNEPRLVHEGKSLEAVWHRGVLDLLAAIALVPDARFVGEITSYKAGHRLDCDLVTQLYLNDLLTPVGNE